A genome region from Yoonia vestfoldensis includes the following:
- a CDS encoding carboxynorspermidine decarboxylase, which yields MQTPYYLIDKSSLLRNLEKISWLRDASGVKCLLALKCFATWSVFDFMAEHMDGSTSSSLYEVRLGREKFPGETHAYSVAYADHEIAEVLAHADKVIFNSIGQLTKFKDVSQGHLRGLRVNPGVSTSEFDLADPARPFSRLGEHDPAQIAAVADQISGLMFHNNCENDSFERFDEMLRLIEDHFGAIIHQMDWISLGGGIHFTGADYPLEKLAQRLAQFAQRFGVQVYLEPGEAAITGAATLEVTVLDTMHNGKNLAIVDSSIEAHLLDLLIYREPAKLAPNTGAHEWMICGKSCLAGDIFGEFRFDAPLKAGDRLSFQDAAGYTMVKKNWFNGVKMPSIAIRELDGTIRLVRDFNYDDFAAALS from the coding sequence GTGCAGACACCTTATTATCTTATCGACAAATCCAGTCTGCTGCGCAACCTCGAGAAAATCTCTTGGCTGCGCGATGCCTCGGGGGTGAAATGTCTGCTGGCGCTCAAATGCTTTGCGACATGGTCGGTTTTCGATTTCATGGCAGAACATATGGATGGATCAACCTCGTCATCGCTCTACGAAGTCCGTCTGGGGCGTGAAAAATTTCCGGGCGAAACCCATGCCTATTCGGTTGCCTATGCCGATCACGAGATCGCAGAGGTCCTGGCCCATGCGGATAAGGTCATTTTCAACTCGATCGGGCAATTGACAAAGTTCAAGGATGTCTCGCAAGGGCATCTGCGCGGGCTGCGGGTCAATCCGGGGGTCTCGACCTCGGAATTCGATCTGGCCGATCCCGCCCGCCCCTTTAGCCGGCTGGGCGAACATGATCCCGCGCAAATCGCGGCGGTCGCCGATCAGATCAGCGGGTTGATGTTTCACAACAATTGCGAAAACGACAGCTTTGAGCGGTTCGACGAAATGCTGCGCCTGATCGAGGATCATTTCGGCGCGATCATCCATCAGATGGACTGGATCAGCCTGGGCGGCGGCATTCATTTCACCGGCGCGGATTACCCGCTGGAAAAACTTGCCCAGCGTCTGGCGCAATTCGCGCAAAGATTCGGCGTCCAGGTCTATCTGGAACCCGGCGAAGCGGCGATCACCGGGGCGGCCACCCTCGAAGTCACGGTGCTTGATACGATGCATAACGGCAAGAACCTGGCTATCGTCGACAGCTCGATCGAGGCGCATCTGCTGGATCTGCTGATCTACCGCGAACCCGCCAAACTGGCGCCGAACACGGGCGCGCATGAATGGATGATCTGCGGCAAATCCTGTCTGGCGGGTGACATATTCGGTGAATTTCGCTTTGACGCGCCACTAAAAGCCGGTGACCGCCTTTCGTTTCAGGACGCCGCTGGGTACACGATGGTCAAGAAGAATTGGTTCAACGGGGTCAAAATGCCCAGCATCGCGATCCGTGAACTGGATGGAACGATACGGCTGGTGCGCGATTTCAATTATGATGATTTCGCCGCCGCCCTGTCCTGA
- a CDS encoding phosphogluconate dehydrogenase C-terminal domain-containing protein, whose product MKKLALVGAGGKMGMRLGANLAKSAAFDTLHVEVSAAGQAAVRAAYGVDCVEMDIALSGADIIVLAVPDTVIGTLAHAIIDKVRPGAMIFMLDGAAPFAGHLPTRADISYFVSHPCHPPIWNDETTLPGRRDYFGGIAAEQGIVNVLVQGPESDYALGEQVGKAIYAPVVRSHRVTLKQFALLEPGLSETVNGSLMKVLRMAMDEVVRKGVPYDCARDFLLGHMNIMGAVMFDQHQGVFSDAANKAIEFGIPVLMRDDWMRCFDDDEIAASVARIT is encoded by the coding sequence ATGAAAAAACTGGCTTTGGTCGGTGCGGGTGGAAAAATGGGGATGCGGCTTGGGGCAAATCTGGCCAAGTCCGCCGCCTTTGACACCCTGCATGTCGAGGTGTCGGCGGCGGGCCAAGCGGCTGTCCGCGCAGCGTACGGGGTTGATTGCGTCGAGATGGATATCGCACTGAGTGGCGCGGATATCATCGTGCTGGCGGTGCCTGATACGGTGATCGGCACGCTTGCCCATGCGATCATCGACAAGGTCAGGCCGGGTGCGATGATCTTCATGCTGGACGGGGCGGCGCCTTTTGCGGGGCATCTGCCGACACGCGCGGACATCAGCTATTTCGTGTCCCATCCCTGCCATCCGCCGATCTGGAATGACGAAACCACGCTGCCGGGGCGGCGCGATTATTTCGGCGGCATCGCGGCGGAACAGGGCATCGTCAACGTTCTGGTGCAAGGCCCCGAAAGCGATTACGCGCTGGGCGAACAGGTCGGCAAAGCCATCTATGCCCCTGTCGTGCGGTCGCATCGCGTGACGCTGAAACAATTCGCGCTGCTGGAACCGGGCCTGTCGGAAACCGTCAACGGCTCGCTGATGAAAGTGCTGCGCATGGCGATGGACGAAGTCGTGCGCAAAGGCGTGCCCTATGATTGCGCCCGCGACTTTTTGTTGGGCCATATGAATATCATGGGCGCGGTCATGTTCGACCAGCATCAAGGCGTGTTTTCGGATGCCGCCAACAAGGCGATCGAATTCGGGATTCCGGTCCTGATGCGCGATGATTGGATGCGCTGTTTCGACGATGATGAAATCGCGGCCAGCGTGGCGCGGATCACCTGA
- a CDS encoding dimethylsulfonioproprionate lyase family protein has product MRIQALEELLGAARTAYYGRARDQKSISLLEQVFDALETPAPQSQFESGRLPVCRYLSDISLSLDSDDSDLRQLMRAFMAIEPALQWRRRQGDCTGASEGFSENHANAMLVGPEGLELREDVWLGVSLVGPNVRYPDHRHLPEETYLVMSPGDFRQGRNEWVHVANGETFYNPKSIVHAMRSSDRPLLVFWALKE; this is encoded by the coding sequence ATGCGTATCCAAGCCCTAGAAGAGCTCCTAGGCGCAGCAAGAACAGCCTATTACGGTCGCGCGCGTGATCAAAAATCTATCAGTTTGCTTGAACAGGTTTTTGACGCCCTTGAGACGCCTGCTCCGCAATCACAGTTTGAAAGCGGTCGGCTTCCCGTCTGTCGCTATCTCTCAGATATATCGCTGTCATTGGACTCTGACGACTCAGATCTTCGACAATTGATGCGGGCCTTCATGGCCATTGAACCAGCCCTCCAATGGCGTCGCCGTCAGGGGGATTGCACCGGCGCAAGCGAAGGTTTTTCTGAGAACCATGCCAATGCAATGCTTGTTGGCCCAGAAGGCCTTGAACTCCGAGAAGACGTCTGGCTCGGAGTGTCGCTCGTGGGGCCGAACGTGCGGTATCCCGATCATAGGCACCTACCCGAAGAAACCTATCTTGTCATGAGCCCCGGTGATTTTCGTCAGGGTCGCAACGAATGGGTCCATGTGGCCAACGGCGAAACCTTCTACAATCCGAAGAGTATCGTGCACGCGATGCGGTCATCCGACCGTCCACTCCTCGTTTTTTGGGCTTTGAAGGAATAG
- the nanR gene encoding transcriptional regulator NanR — MPDKMHNISIDAPIIRQKLSDQVFDRLWAMVQSGELSPGDTVPSERALMERFGVGRPAVREALQSMANKGLISISHGERSKVNKLTAGIAFDQVDDIAKLLLSSEPSNLENLKQLRNILELGSIKIAAQNCTPGDITALRALVETQRSNLGQDKAFIEADIAFHVAIAGMTGNPLIQAVTQAMLSWLSVYYKPVLHWSGREDTTLREHAGIIDRMEKHDIAGAVSLLGDHLNRSGPLYEPNQGTMP; from the coding sequence ATGCCGGACAAGATGCATAACATCAGCATTGATGCCCCGATCATCCGCCAAAAGCTGTCTGATCAGGTCTTTGACCGGCTTTGGGCCATGGTGCAATCGGGCGAATTATCCCCCGGTGATACGGTGCCGTCCGAACGCGCCTTGATGGAACGCTTTGGCGTCGGGCGTCCCGCCGTGCGCGAGGCGCTGCAATCCATGGCCAATAAGGGCTTGATTTCGATCTCGCATGGCGAGCGCAGCAAGGTCAATAAACTGACCGCTGGCATCGCCTTTGATCAGGTCGATGACATTGCGAAATTGCTGCTGTCCAGCGAGCCGTCGAACCTCGAAAACCTCAAGCAGCTGCGCAATATCCTCGAGCTTGGATCGATCAAGATCGCCGCACAGAATTGCACGCCCGGTGATATCACCGCGCTGCGCGCTTTGGTCGAGACCCAACGCAGCAATCTGGGGCAGGACAAGGCCTTTATCGAGGCGGATATCGCCTTTCATGTGGCGATTGCCGGCATGACCGGCAATCCTTTGATCCAGGCGGTGACGCAGGCGATGCTGTCGTGGCTGTCGGTCTATTATAAACCCGTGCTGCATTGGTCGGGCCGCGAAGACACGACCCTGCGCGAACATGCGGGCATAATCGACCGTATGGAAAAGCACGACATTGCGGGTGCGGTATCGCTTTTGGGTGATCACCTCAACCGCTCTGGCCCTTTATACGAACCCAATCAGGGCACAATGCCATAG
- a CDS encoding saccharopine dehydrogenase family protein, whose amino-acid sequence MKRNVLIIGAGGVAQVVAHKCAQNNDILGDLHIASRTRAKCDAIIASVHEKNAMKQPGLFDAHAVDGMDSAAVAALIGKTGAQIVINVGSPFVNMTVLEACIQTGAAYIDTAIHEDPTKICETPPWYGNYEWKRRDACAAAGVTAILGAGFDPGMVNAFARFAVDEFMDEVTSIDIVDINAGSHGRYFSTNFDPEINFREFTGTVYSWQQGAWQENKMFEIGREWDLPVVGKQKAYMSGHDEVHSLAHHYPQADVRFWMGFGDHYINVFTVLQNLGLLSEQPVTTAEGLEVVPLKVVKAVLPDPSSLAPDYTGKTCIGDLVKGTRNGQEVEVFVYNVADHKDAYTEVGSQGISYTAGVPPVAMAMLVADGTYDLGTMVNVEQLDPKPLFTLLDNMGLPTRVKDAAGDRPWDQTQ is encoded by the coding sequence ATGAAACGCAATGTTCTTATCATTGGTGCCGGTGGCGTCGCTCAGGTCGTGGCGCATAAATGCGCACAGAACAACGATATTCTGGGCGATCTGCATATTGCCAGCCGGACCCGCGCGAAATGCGATGCGATCATTGCCTCTGTGCATGAAAAAAACGCGATGAAACAGCCGGGCCTGTTCGACGCGCATGCCGTTGACGGCATGGACAGCGCCGCCGTTGCGGCCTTGATCGGCAAGACCGGCGCACAGATCGTGATCAATGTCGGCTCGCCTTTCGTCAATATGACCGTGCTGGAGGCCTGTATCCAGACCGGTGCCGCCTATATCGACACGGCGATTCACGAAGACCCCACCAAGATCTGCGAAACCCCGCCATGGTATGGCAATTACGAATGGAAACGCCGCGACGCCTGTGCCGCCGCCGGTGTGACCGCGATCCTGGGGGCGGGTTTCGATCCGGGGATGGTCAATGCCTTTGCCCGTTTCGCGGTGGATGAATTCATGGATGAGGTCACATCCATCGATATCGTCGATATAAACGCGGGCAGCCATGGCCGCTATTTCTCGACCAATTTCGACCCCGAGATCAATTTCCGCGAATTCACCGGCACGGTCTACAGCTGGCAGCAAGGGGCCTGGCAGGAAAACAAGATGTTCGAAATCGGCCGCGAATGGGATCTGCCCGTCGTGGGCAAGCAAAAGGCCTATATGTCCGGCCATGACGAGGTCCATTCGCTGGCCCATCATTATCCGCAGGCAGACGTCCGGTTCTGGATGGGCTTTGGCGATCATTATATCAATGTGTTCACCGTGCTGCAAAACCTTGGCCTGTTGTCGGAACAGCCCGTGACCACCGCCGAAGGGCTGGAGGTCGTGCCGCTAAAGGTTGTCAAGGCGGTGCTGCCCGACCCGTCCAGCCTTGCGCCCGATTACACCGGCAAGACCTGCATCGGTGATCTGGTAAAAGGCACCCGCAACGGCCAAGAGGTCGAGGTGTTCGTTTATAATGTCGCCGATCACAAGGACGCCTATACCGAGGTTGGCAGCCAGGGCATTTCCTATACTGCCGGTGTCCCGCCCGTGGCCATGGCGATGTTGGTCGCGGATGGCACCTATGATCTGGGCACCATGGTCAATGTCGAGCAATTGGACCCCAAGCCGCTGTTCACCCTGCTTGACAATATGGGCTTGCCCACCCGCGTCAAGGATGCCGCCGGTGACCGCCCCTGGGATCAGACCCAATAA
- a CDS encoding sugar ABC transporter ATP-binding protein yields the protein MPSDHAMPLIRVSQATKSYGATIALSGVTLNLYPGEVLGIVGHNGAGKSTLMRALCGIERLSSGSIEVARHDTSLPGPYPGVRLAYQEGSLAPELTVQENIYLSAADWLPKWRWHGPAAKIARAQLDAIFPGHGINPADFVDDLPLAERQMVEIARATITKDLQVLILDEPTESLSGKAVDDLYAYVRKLRAQNLAVVLVSHRLKEILGVCDRVAVLKDGAVVSTHLARDVTQRDLFMAMGGEIAVAQTGAEAIRADLDPARHVAVYVPMQDIDGAETDIYARAGEVIGLTGIIGQGQQQVLARLWKGDARDVTVDAKRAYVPGDRQRAGIFPLWTVGANLTLTALGDLAKRGLRQPDKEAALVRKWVDLLKVRGGAAAAITGLSGGNQQKVIVARAFASGADTILLDDPFRGVDIHTKSELYQLIRSEAQAGRTIVWYSSENAEMRHCDRAYVLRAGRVAAALQGADITQERIIAMSFAEAKGSAA from the coding sequence ATGCCTTCAGACCATGCCATGCCCTTGATCCGCGTCTCGCAGGCGACCAAAAGTTACGGGGCCACGATCGCCCTGTCCGGTGTCACGCTAAATCTGTATCCGGGCGAGGTTCTGGGCATTGTCGGGCATAATGGCGCGGGCAAAAGCACCCTGATGCGCGCGCTTTGCGGCATTGAACGGCTAAGTTCGGGGTCAATTGAGGTCGCGCGCCATGACACATCTTTGCCCGGCCCTTATCCGGGGGTGCGCCTTGCCTATCAAGAAGGCTCGCTTGCGCCTGAATTGACGGTGCAGGAAAATATCTATCTGTCGGCCGCTGATTGGTTGCCGAAATGGCGCTGGCACGGGCCTGCGGCCAAGATCGCGCGGGCGCAGCTGGATGCCATTTTCCCCGGCCATGGCATCAACCCCGCCGATTTCGTGGATGACCTGCCCTTGGCCGAGCGGCAAATGGTCGAAATCGCCCGCGCCACGATTACCAAGGATTTGCAGGTGCTTATTCTTGACGAGCCGACGGAATCGCTTAGCGGGAAGGCCGTTGACGATCTTTACGCCTATGTGCGCAAGTTGCGGGCGCAAAATCTTGCGGTCGTGTTGGTGTCGCATCGGCTCAAGGAAATCCTTGGGGTCTGTGACCGCGTGGCTGTTCTCAAGGACGGGGCCGTGGTCAGCACGCATCTGGCCCGCGATGTCACACAGCGTGATCTGTTCATGGCGATGGGCGGTGAGATCGCCGTGGCCCAGACTGGGGCAGAGGCCATCCGTGCCGATCTGGACCCCGCACGCCATGTCGCGGTCTATGTTCCGATGCAGGATATCGACGGCGCCGAAACGGATATCTATGCCCGCGCGGGCGAGGTGATCGGCCTGACCGGGATCATCGGGCAGGGGCAGCAACAGGTTTTGGCGCGTCTGTGGAAAGGCGATGCGCGCGATGTCACGGTGGATGCCAAACGCGCCTATGTCCCCGGCGACCGGCAAAGAGCGGGGATTTTCCCATTATGGACGGTTGGCGCGAACCTGACCCTGACCGCGCTGGGCGATCTGGCAAAACGCGGCCTGCGCCAGCCCGACAAAGAGGCGGCGCTGGTCCGCAAATGGGTGGATTTGCTCAAGGTGCGGGGCGGTGCTGCGGCGGCGATCACCGGCCTGTCCGGCGGCAACCAGCAAAAGGTGATCGTGGCGCGGGCCTTTGCCTCTGGTGCGGATACGATCTTGTTGGATGATCCGTTTCGGGGCGTGGATATCCACACCAAATCGGAATTGTATCAGCTGATCCGATCCGAGGCGCAGGCCGGCCGCACCATCGTGTGGTATTCCAGCGAAAATGCCGAGATGCGCCATTGCGACCGCGCCTATGTCTTGCGGGCAGGGCGTGTCGCGGCCGCGCTGCAAGGTGCCGATATCACCCAAGAACGCATCATTGCGATGTCATTTGCCGAAGCAAAAGGGTCTGCTGCATGA
- a CDS encoding substrate-binding domain-containing protein, with amino-acid sequence MRYKTLNCLLVAGLLSGAAGLAPTIASAQDKAAPSVALSNAFLGNAWRRSMITAFEEAATAAQAEGLISAFQVANAPGENSATEQIAQLKALLLDRPDILLVNPASPTALNPTLQQACDLGIVVAVFDSSTDLDCAYVVTNSFGDWARLSTQAVIDGIGGAGNVLLARGVQGSPPELEMYQVQMDLLAANPAVKVVGELFTFCDSGKAQEAILGIIASLPDVQGVIGCGEGLGSVQAFQTAGRDIPVVAFAPSGRALEFWGAGNGAPGSVAVMSDPGQGVAAMFTAISVYHGAEVPRTTIFPPVVVSDDARDAWIAVVGDDEIASWQWTKDLVDAQIAANINGTVETAALPPVPQR; translated from the coding sequence ATGAGATATAAGACATTGAACTGCCTTTTGGTCGCAGGCTTGCTGTCCGGCGCTGCGGGGCTGGCACCGACAATCGCCTCAGCGCAGGACAAAGCCGCGCCAAGCGTCGCGCTCAGCAATGCTTTTCTGGGCAATGCATGGCGCCGCTCGATGATCACCGCCTTTGAAGAAGCCGCCACCGCCGCGCAGGCCGAGGGGCTGATCAGCGCCTTTCAGGTGGCAAATGCACCGGGCGAAAATTCCGCGACCGAGCAGATCGCCCAGCTCAAGGCGCTGTTGCTGGACCGGCCCGATATCTTGCTGGTCAATCCCGCATCCCCCACGGCGCTGAACCCGACATTGCAGCAGGCCTGCGATCTGGGCATCGTTGTTGCTGTTTTCGACAGTTCCACCGATCTGGATTGCGCCTATGTCGTCACCAACAGCTTTGGCGATTGGGCGCGGCTGTCAACGCAGGCGGTGATTGATGGGATCGGCGGGGCGGGCAATGTGCTGCTGGCGCGCGGGGTGCAAGGCTCGCCGCCCGAGCTTGAAATGTATCAGGTCCAGATGGACTTGCTGGCGGCCAATCCCGCGGTCAAGGTCGTGGGCGAGCTGTTCACCTTTTGCGACAGCGGCAAGGCGCAAGAGGCTATTCTGGGCATCATCGCCAGCCTGCCCGATGTCCAAGGCGTGATCGGCTGTGGCGAAGGGCTGGGCAGTGTGCAGGCGTTCCAGACCGCCGGGCGCGATATCCCGGTTGTGGCCTTTGCCCCCAGCGGGCGGGCGCTGGAATTCTGGGGCGCGGGCAATGGCGCGCCGGGTTCGGTGGCGGTAATGTCCGACCCCGGCCAAGGCGTGGCGGCGATGTTCACCGCGATCAGCGTTTATCATGGCGCAGAGGTGCCGCGCACCACGATCTTTCCGCCGGTGGTGGTCAGCGATGATGCGCGTGACGCATGGATCGCGGTCGTGGGCGATGATGAAATCGCGTCATGGCAATGGACCAAGGACCTTGTCGATGCCCAGATCGCGGCGAATATCAACGGCACTGTCGAAACCGCCGCCCTGCCACCGGTGCCGCAGCGCTAA
- a CDS encoding SMP-30/gluconolactonase/LRE family protein produces the protein MASARLTETIIGLQGLVRATAPLEIVAQGSIWAEGPLWIPARGCLRWSDIPNNRIREYEPASGLVRDYATDAGFANGRALDVDGSVVQCSHGRRRIERDRGGLVSAIVDEWQGVRLNSPNDVVIAPDGAIWFTDPAYGITEPREGYPGRREYGDHYVFRYDQTTGETAPVVIDVEEPNGLGFSPDGALFYVADSSSVRKPPGVGNAHIRVYDVQGGARCKNGRVFARIDQGFPDGFAVDALGNIWSSSAVGVIVFDPGGAELGRVIVPELTGNLCFGGPDGHDLYIAASTSLYRIRTQTHAAWPQGLAAGKGA, from the coding sequence ATGGCATCGGCCCGTCTGACAGAAACGATCATTGGCCTGCAAGGTCTGGTGCGCGCCACAGCGCCATTAGAGATCGTCGCCCAAGGGTCGATCTGGGCCGAAGGCCCTTTGTGGATACCCGCGCGCGGCTGCCTGCGCTGGAGCGATATCCCCAATAACCGCATCCGCGAATATGAACCCGCCAGCGGGCTGGTGCGCGATTATGCCACTGACGCCGGTTTCGCCAATGGCCGCGCGCTGGATGTGGATGGCAGCGTGGTGCAATGCTCGCATGGGCGGCGGCGGATAGAGCGCGACCGAGGCGGTCTGGTCAGCGCGATTGTCGATGAATGGCAGGGGGTGCGGCTGAATTCCCCCAATGACGTGGTGATCGCGCCCGACGGGGCGATCTGGTTCACCGATCCGGCCTATGGCATCACCGAACCGCGCGAAGGCTATCCCGGACGGCGTGAATATGGCGATCATTATGTGTTTCGCTATGACCAGACCACCGGCGAGACAGCGCCCGTCGTGATCGATGTCGAAGAACCCAACGGGCTGGGGTTCTCGCCCGATGGCGCGCTGTTCTATGTGGCGGATTCGTCATCGGTGCGCAAACCGCCGGGTGTCGGCAATGCGCATATCCGGGTCTATGACGTCCAAGGCGGGGCGCGGTGCAAAAATGGCCGGGTCTTTGCGCGGATTGACCAGGGTTTTCCCGATGGGTTCGCGGTGGATGCTTTGGGCAATATCTGGTCGTCCAGCGCGGTCGGGGTGATCGTCTTTGATCCGGGCGGCGCGGAATTGGGGCGGGTCATTGTGCCGGAACTGACCGGCAATCTGTGTTTTGGCGGGCCGGATGGCCATGATCTTTATATCGCGGCCAGCACCAGCCTTTACCGGATCCGCACGCAGACCCATGCGGCCTGGCCACAGGGCCTTGCGGCGGGAAAGGGCGCATGA
- a CDS encoding ABC transporter permease: MKQLTLTTVPPWTWSFVAAGIVFVLSVMVSDGGGMQTLTLALMVAPYLVLVGLGQMLVMSTGPGNIDVSVAKVFSLGGLLSVAVSEATGSWVLGLSAAVASGLALGAVSVISILLIRIPPIVATLATSLIASALSLTLAKGFQGSADPVLKSFLNFAPFGVPAFALAVLILTILISFILTSTTWGMRMLAFGQAARAAEYAGIRSRNIIAVVYLSCGALAGLAGALRAAFSAPNVELGNDYLLDSIAVVVIGGTLITGGRAVPAGVWGGALFFILLDGLLNLIGWSFAGQNVLKGCLVLSVLFLASGAPLLPPRAPKAGTPPSPPKTG, translated from the coding sequence ATGAAACAGCTGACCCTGACGACAGTTCCGCCCTGGACTTGGTCCTTTGTGGCCGCGGGGATCGTTTTCGTGCTCAGCGTGATGGTCAGCGATGGTGGCGGGATGCAGACCCTGACGCTGGCCTTGATGGTCGCGCCTTATCTTGTGCTGGTCGGGCTGGGCCAGATGCTGGTGATGAGCACCGGACCCGGCAATATCGACGTATCCGTCGCCAAGGTGTTTTCGCTGGGCGGCCTGCTGTCGGTCGCTGTCAGCGAAGCGACCGGGTCCTGGGTCTTGGGGCTGTCGGCCGCCGTGGCCAGCGGGCTGGCGCTGGGCGCGGTCAGCGTGATCAGTATCCTGTTGATCCGGATTCCGCCCATCGTCGCGACGCTGGCGACCAGCCTGATCGCCTCGGCGCTGTCACTGACGCTGGCAAAGGGGTTTCAAGGCTCGGCCGATCCCGTGTTGAAAAGCTTTCTGAACTTTGCGCCCTTTGGCGTGCCGGCCTTTGCTCTGGCCGTGCTGATCTTGACGATCTTGATCTCTTTCATACTGACATCCACGACCTGGGGGATGCGGATGCTGGCCTTTGGCCAAGCGGCGCGCGCGGCGGAATATGCGGGCATCAGGTCGCGGAATATCATCGCTGTCGTCTATCTCAGCTGCGGCGCGCTGGCGGGGCTGGCCGGGGCTTTGCGTGCGGCCTTTTCGGCGCCCAATGTCGAATTGGGCAATGATTACCTGCTGGATTCCATTGCGGTGGTGGTGATCGGCGGAACCCTGATCACCGGCGGGCGCGCGGTGCCTGCGGGGGTCTGGGGCGGGGCCTTGTTCTTTATCCTGCTCGATGGCCTGCTGAACCTGATCGGATGGAGCTTTGCAGGTCAGAATGTGCTGAAGGGATGTCTGGTGCTGTCAGTGCTGTTCCTGGCCAGCGGCGCGCCCTTGCTGCCGCCGCGCGCGCCCAAGGCCGGCACGCCCCCATCCCCGCCAAAGACGGGCTAG
- a CDS encoding ABC transporter permease, producing MNLTGTIPKISAYARALPKGALRRNLPGLLTFVAMIAILIICGMIQPLIWSQFGFTLILSPIVALAIGAMAQMVIMSIGDIDLSIGFFIGMVTAISATLLRDAPLLGVLALLASILGYALLGALVALRAVPSLIATLGASFIWLGLGLFALPVPGGAAPGWLAAYAAWSPPLGLPTPIITMLVVTAITWVIMQKTRLGVNFRVLGSNPVALVRAGKSPLVTRMQAYAMVAVMGVVSGLMLTAEIGSGDVNAVPGYTLTTIAAVILGGGMFTGGRAVAWGALCGAITLGLLTVLLTLLKLSSHLQPAVQAFIVIAVLAGRLLVDRKIR from the coding sequence ATGAATCTGACCGGCACCATTCCCAAGATCAGCGCATATGCGCGCGCCTTGCCCAAAGGGGCGTTGCGGCGCAATCTGCCGGGTCTTTTGACCTTTGTGGCCATGATCGCGATCTTGATCATCTGCGGCATGATCCAGCCGCTGATCTGGTCGCAATTCGGCTTTACCCTGATCCTGTCGCCGATTGTCGCGCTGGCCATCGGGGCCATGGCGCAGATGGTGATCATGAGTATCGGTGACATCGACCTGAGCATCGGCTTTTTCATCGGCATGGTCACGGCGATCAGTGCAACGCTGCTGCGCGATGCGCCGCTGCTGGGGGTTTTGGCGCTTTTGGCCAGCATTCTGGGCTATGCGCTGCTGGGCGCGCTGGTCGCGCTGCGCGCGGTGCCGTCGCTGATTGCCACTTTGGGGGCGTCGTTCATCTGGCTGGGACTGGGGCTTTTTGCCTTGCCGGTGCCGGGCGGGGCGGCACCTGGCTGGCTTGCAGCCTATGCGGCCTGGTCGCCGCCTTTGGGCCTTCCGACCCCGATCATCACGATGCTTGTAGTGACGGCAATCACATGGGTGATCATGCAAAAGACGCGATTGGGCGTGAATTTCCGCGTGCTTGGCAGCAATCCCGTGGCGTTGGTGCGCGCCGGTAAATCACCGCTGGTCACACGGATGCAGGCCTATGCCATGGTCGCTGTGATGGGCGTTGTGTCGGGGCTGATGCTGACTGCGGAAATCGGCAGTGGCGATGTGAATGCAGTGCCCGGCTATACGCTGACCACCATCGCCGCGGTGATCCTGGGCGGCGGCATGTTCACCGGTGGCCGCGCGGTGGCTTGGGGCGCGCTTTGCGGGGCGATCACCCTTGGTTTGCTGACCGTTTTGCTGACGCTGCTCAAGCTGTCGTCGCATTTGCAGCCTGCTGTGCAAGCCTTCATCGTGATCGCGGTGCTGGCGGGGCGTCTTTTGGTAGATCGGAAAATCAGATGA